The Ruania halotolerans genome contains the following window.
ACCTCCAGGCGCGCCATTGTCTCCCAGTCAAACACATGCTCGACGCCATCCACGGTGGCGCCCCCCACGGTGAACGACCACCGATCAGGCCGCGGCCGCGGCACCGGCCCGTAGTGCATCACGTCGGGTTCGGCACGCCAATGCTGCCCCGGCGGAAGCACTCGCTCCAACGGAGCTCCTGCGGCGTCCCTGGCATGATCCATCAGGATCCTCGCAGCATCTCCGCCACCAGAAACGCCATCTCCAGCGACTGCTGGTGATTCAGGCGCGGATCAACGAGGGTCTCGTAGCGGCGGGTGAGCGCGTGATCGTCGATCTCCTCGCTGCCGCCGAGCACCTCGGTGACATCGGAACCGGTCAACTCCACGTGCAGGCCGCCGGGCACCGTGCCCAGGCTGCGATGGACCTCGAAGAAGCCGCGTACCTCGTCGATCACGTCACTGAAGCGACGAGTCTTATACCCGTTGGCCGAGGTGATCCCGTTGCCGTGCATCGGGTCGCACACCCACGTCACCGGACGACCGTCGGCACGCACCCCGTCGACCAGCTCCGGGAGCAGGTCCCGTACCTTCGAGGCGCCCATCCGACTGATGAAGGTCAATCGGCCCGGTTCACCGTCGGGGTTGAGCCGGTCCATGAGGGCGACGGCATCGGCGACAGTGGTGGTCGGTCCGAGCTTGACTCCGATCGGATTGCGCACCTGAGCAAAGAAGTCCACATGTGCACCGTCAAGGTGGCGGGTCCGCTCCCCGATCCATAGGAAGTGTGCCGAACAGTCGTAGGGAAGGCCGGTCCGTGAGTCAATCCGGGTGAGTGGACGCTCGTAGTCCAGCAGCAGTCCCTCATGGCTGGAGAAGAATTCCACAGTGCGCAGAGCATCGAAATCCGCACCCGCGGCGCCCATGAAGCGAATGGCCCTGTCGATCTCAGTGGCGAACGCGTCGTACTGCGCGTACGCAGGGTTCTCCATGAACCCTCGGTTCCACTCGTGCACGCGCCTCAGGTCGGCGAAACCGCCCTGCGTGAAGGCGCGGATCAGATTCAGTGTGGTGGCCGAATTGTGGTAGGCATCCACCAGCCGCTGGGGGTCCGGCACTCGCGCCGCCGCGGTGAAGGCGTGATCGTTGACGATGTCCCCGCGGTAGGCGGGAAGCGTGACCTCACCTCGGGTCTCGGTGTCGGAACTGCGTGGTTTGGCGTACTGCCCGGCCATTCGGCCCATCTTGATGATCGGCATGCTCGCCCCGTAGGTCAGCACGACCGCCATCTGCAGGATGGTCTTGATCTTGTCGCGGATATTGTCGGCGGTGAGTTCACTGAAGGTCTCGGCACAGTCGCCCCCCTGCAGGAGGAACGCCTCCCCCCGGGACGCTGCAGCCATGTGCTCGCGCAACCGATCCGCCTCACCGGCGAAGACCAGCGGGGGGACTCCTCCGAGGCGTTCGGTGGCTGCGGCGAGTGCTGACGCATCCGGCCAGGTGGGCTGCTGCCGCACCGGCAACGCACGCCATCGATCGAGACCAGTCAGGACCGCGGGGTCGGGGATCACACTCACGGACCTCAGGATACGCACCGACGAGCCGCCCGCTGACCATGTGCTCACGACGTCCGGCGCACGGACCGCTGCCCCAATGACTCACCTTCACCAACGCCGGCACCCGGCCCGAACTCTCGGTCGGGCCGGGTGCCCCATGGGGCGGACCTCGCCGGCTTCAGTCCTCGCCAGCGTCAGTGCGCGGCCGGCTCGGCGGCCACCAGCGGCTGACCGATGCTGGCCAGCAGCTCACCGAACCAGTCCACGGTGACGTCGAACGCCTTGCCGCCGGCAATGCGGGTGAACGAAATCGCGCTCAGTCGATCGTCGTTCTCCTCGTCGTGCCCGATCACCCCCGATTCCCCGGCGAGTGCCGTGTCCACGGCAAGGTCGGTCATCGAACGAATGAGCTCGAGGTCGGCAGCATTCGCGGGGGCGGAGCGCGAGAAGTATCCGGACTTCTGCACCATCACCTTCTCCGCCCCGATCAGGTCGGCGAACTGCTTGGCGAACCAGGCACCCGGGTTGATCGTGTCAAGCATCACGTGACCGAATGGGTCGCGCTTGACCTCCTCGCCGGCGGCTTCGAGTTCGGCCACGATCTCGGGTACACCGGCGCCTTCAGAGAGGAAAATGTTCACATTGCCGACCTCATCCATGATCGAACGCAGCCGCGCGGCCTCGGCCTGCAGGTCGACCTTGAGCTCGGGGAGCAGCACGGCGTGCACGTCCCACCGCTCCTTCGTCAGGCCCAGACCGGGGTTCCACGAGCGCTCGGACCACCATGACCGGTAGTCGCGTGCCGCAGCTGCCGTGAGCCACCCGCAGTGCCGTCCCATCACCTCGTGCACGATCAGCATCCGCGGGTTCACCCGGTGCTCCCCGATGATGTTCTGGGCGAACCGGGAGGCTTCCGAGGCAGCGGTCATGGCACCGAGGGACTGCCGGATGGGGACGATGTCGTTGTCGATCGTCTTGGGCAGGCCCACCACGGTGAGGTGATAGTCGTTCTGTTCCAGGTAGCCGGCCAGATCCGCGGCCGTGGTGTTCGTATCGTCGCCGCCGATGGTGTGCAGCACGTCGACGCCGTCGGTGCGCAGGCGCTGCGCGGCTACCGCGAGCGGATCCTGGCCCTCCTCGACGAGCCCTCGCGAGACGAGATCCTTCGCGTTGGTGAGCTTGACGCGGCTGTTGCCGATCGGGCTTCCGCCGAACTCGTCGAGCACGTCGATCGCAGCTCGCGCCTGCTCATCCACTACTACGTAGTTGCCGGTGAGGAGACCGTGGTAGCCGTACTGGTAGGCGATGATCTCCGCATCGGGGAGCACCTCGCCATAACGGCGCACCAGGCCCGCGACGGCGGCCGACAGGCACGGGGCGAATC
Protein-coding sequences here:
- a CDS encoding pyrophosphate--fructose-6-phosphate 1-phosphotransferase, translated to MSQNAPIRRIALLTAGGFAPCLSAAVAGLVRRYGEVLPDAEIIAYQYGYHGLLTGNYVVVDEQARAAIDVLDEFGGSPIGNSRVKLTNAKDLVSRGLVEEGQDPLAVAAQRLRTDGVDVLHTIGGDDTNTTAADLAGYLEQNDYHLTVVGLPKTIDNDIVPIRQSLGAMTAASEASRFAQNIIGEHRVNPRMLIVHEVMGRHCGWLTAAAARDYRSWWSERSWNPGLGLTKERWDVHAVLLPELKVDLQAEAARLRSIMDEVGNVNIFLSEGAGVPEIVAELEAAGEEVKRDPFGHVMLDTINPGAWFAKQFADLIGAEKVMVQKSGYFSRSAPANAADLELIRSMTDLAVDTALAGESGVIGHDEENDDRLSAISFTRIAGGKAFDVTVDWFGELLASIGQPLVAAEPAAH
- a CDS encoding class II 3-deoxy-7-phosphoheptulonate synthase; translated protein: MSVIPDPAVLTGLDRWRALPVRQQPTWPDASALAAATERLGGVPPLVFAGEADRLREHMAAASRGEAFLLQGGDCAETFSELTADNIRDKIKTILQMAVVLTYGASMPIIKMGRMAGQYAKPRSSDTETRGEVTLPAYRGDIVNDHAFTAAARVPDPQRLVDAYHNSATTLNLIRAFTQGGFADLRRVHEWNRGFMENPAYAQYDAFATEIDRAIRFMGAAGADFDALRTVEFFSSHEGLLLDYERPLTRIDSRTGLPYDCSAHFLWIGERTRHLDGAHVDFFAQVRNPIGVKLGPTTTVADAVALMDRLNPDGEPGRLTFISRMGASKVRDLLPELVDGVRADGRPVTWVCDPMHGNGITSANGYKTRRFSDVIDEVRGFFEVHRSLGTVPGGLHVELTGSDVTEVLGGSEEIDDHALTRRYETLVDPRLNHQQSLEMAFLVAEMLRGS